A portion of the Paenibacillus hamazuiensis genome contains these proteins:
- a CDS encoding aspartyl-phosphate phosphatase Spo0E family protein — protein sequence MDEILFQKIFLCRQGFTTFNNHLYYNAFVVVFRGMESYQVELYFEEKIEELRLQMVEEAMFHGSFANERVIELSQRLDKYIVMLQKIRKKTASQQAQKQSLMVVG from the coding sequence ATGGATGAAATTTTATTTCAAAAAATTTTTTTGTGTCGACAAGGTTTTACAACATTTAACAACCATCTGTATTATAATGCATTTGTCGTGGTATTTAGAGGAATGGAGAGTTATCAGGTGGAACTTTATTTTGAAGAGAAAATTGAAGAATTGCGCTTGCAGATGGTTGAAGAGGCAATGTTCCATGGCAGTTTTGCTAACGAAAGAGTGATCGAGCTGAGCCAACGCTTGGATAAATACATTGTTATGCTTCAAAAAATAAGGAAAAAGACTGCAAGCCAGCAGGCACAAAAGCAATCCTTGATGGTAGTCGGATAG
- a CDS encoding NUDIX domain-containing protein, with the protein MFIVNVQGALYREDKWLVIERSAKEKHAGGTLAFVGGKVDREGVALNILEKTVRRELMEEVGVEIGDNLHYLQSSSFVTASGTHVVNIVFVCEHKRGEPYCKSKDEVENVYWMTCEEAILHPKCPPWTKEDIVRAENVRLMLIRQQ; encoded by the coding sequence ATGTTTATCGTCAATGTACAGGGGGCTTTATATCGGGAGGATAAATGGCTTGTCATCGAAAGGAGCGCGAAGGAAAAACATGCGGGTGGCACGCTTGCTTTCGTCGGAGGCAAGGTAGACCGGGAAGGCGTTGCTCTGAATATATTGGAGAAAACCGTCAGGCGCGAGTTGATGGAAGAGGTGGGGGTTGAGATCGGGGACAACCTACACTACCTGCAAAGCTCCTCCTTTGTAACGGCTTCCGGCACGCATGTCGTCAATATTGTGTTCGTGTGCGAACATAAACGAGGAGAGCCGTATTGCAAAAGCAAGGACGAAGTGGAAAACGTTTATTGGATGACATGCGAAGAGGCGATCCTCCATCCGAAGTGTCCTCCATGGACCAAAGAAGACATCGTGCGGGCCGAGAACGTCCGTTTAATGCTGATTCGCCAGCAATAG
- a CDS encoding DUF3973 domain-containing protein: MYYCLFCKTTHPKGAAGEIVFKTGFHFVQSVRYSAGLCKAALPTNANMAG, from the coding sequence ATGTATTACTGCTTATTCTGCAAAACGACTCACCCGAAAGGCGCCGCCGGTGAGATCGTATTTAAAACCGGCTTTCATTTCGTCCAATCCGTCCGTTATTCCGCAGGTTTATGCAAAGCGGCCCTGCCGACAAATGCCAATATGGCCGGCTGA
- a CDS encoding flagellar protein — translation MSVLMVANCPKCGKVFQKNLRNMCQDCMRAVDGDFQKCYSYLRMNRKATTEELNRDTGVSVQQITLFIKDNRLPLIDYPNLTYACASCGGPIRRNNICVPCATRLTAQINDMKEKEAKKHQGVGFHSRRSF, via the coding sequence ATGAGCGTGCTGATGGTGGCCAACTGTCCGAAATGCGGCAAGGTGTTTCAAAAAAATTTGCGCAATATGTGTCAAGATTGCATGAGAGCGGTCGACGGCGATTTTCAGAAATGCTACTCTTATTTGCGGATGAACCGGAAGGCGACGACGGAGGAGCTGAACCGGGATACCGGGGTCAGCGTACAGCAGATCACCCTGTTTATTAAAGATAACCGTCTGCCGTTGATCGATTATCCGAATTTGACGTATGCGTGCGCATCTTGCGGGGGGCCGATCCGCCGGAATAATATATGCGTTCCGTGCGCCACCCGGTTGACTGCACAAATCAACGATATGAAGGAAAAGGAAGCGAAGAAACATCAAGGTGTCGGATTTCATTCGAGAAGAAGCTTTTGA
- a CDS encoding cupredoxin domain-containing protein, whose protein sequence is MQKWIMFSLFLVACILGVGVLFQNITVRQAEMASEKAEAGKTLKIAASNFQFDKPEYTVKAGDKLTVSFNNKEGLHAMEIVGLNVKLDASNKSQEVTFDKPGTYEIHCILPCGTGHANMKSTLIVQ, encoded by the coding sequence GTGCAAAAGTGGATTATGTTTAGCTTGTTTTTGGTAGCATGTATTTTGGGGGTTGGCGTTTTGTTCCAAAACATTACAGTACGCCAAGCCGAAATGGCTTCGGAAAAGGCGGAAGCCGGCAAAACGCTCAAAATCGCAGCTTCCAACTTCCAATTCGACAAACCGGAGTATACGGTAAAGGCGGGAGATAAGCTGACCGTTTCCTTCAATAACAAAGAGGGTTTGCATGCGATGGAAATCGTCGGCCTGAACGTGAAGCTGGACGCATCGAACAAATCGCAGGAAGTGACCTTCGACAAGCCGGGCACGTATGAAATTCACTGCATTCTGCCTTGCGGTACGGGCCACGCCAACATGAAGTCGACATTGATTGTGCAATAA
- a CDS encoding pyrimidine-nucleoside phosphorylase: MRMVDLIQKKRSGQRLNEAEIDYVIQGYTKGEIPDYQMSALLMAICFQGMDDQETSDLTMAMVRSGDTIDLSAIRGIKVDKHSTGGVGDKVSLIVAPIVASLGVPVAKMSGRGLGHTGGTVDKLESIPGFNVQLSNGQFIDAVNSIGMAIVSQTGNLAPADKKIYALRDVTGTVDSIPLIASSIMSKKIASGANAIVLDVKVGSGAFMKTVDEARKLAETMTRIGKALNRRTVAIITDMDQPLGREIGNAGEVRESLDVLRGRGDKDLSEVSITVASYMALLGGVSASLEEARTAVIGAIESGRALETFKQFVASQGGNSAIVDDPSLLPAASVSAKVKATADGYVSKIEAEAIGVAAMLLGAGRATKEDEIDYAAGITLHKKIGDRVSAGDVLCIMHTNRSDTAEAERLILKAYELKDTAPEPAKLIHEIVEGDR; this comes from the coding sequence ATGAGAATGGTCGATCTGATTCAAAAGAAACGTTCCGGGCAACGTCTGAACGAGGCGGAAATAGACTATGTGATCCAAGGTTATACGAAAGGGGAAATTCCCGATTACCAGATGTCTGCGCTGCTGATGGCCATTTGCTTTCAAGGGATGGACGATCAGGAAACTTCCGATTTGACGATGGCGATGGTGCGTTCCGGAGATACGATCGATTTGTCGGCGATCCGCGGCATAAAAGTCGACAAGCATTCCACCGGAGGCGTAGGGGATAAAGTTAGCCTGATCGTGGCGCCGATCGTCGCTTCGCTTGGCGTCCCCGTCGCGAAAATGTCGGGGCGCGGGTTAGGACATACCGGCGGAACGGTGGACAAGTTGGAGTCGATACCCGGGTTTAACGTGCAGCTTTCGAACGGCCAGTTTATTGACGCGGTGAATTCGATCGGCATGGCGATAGTGAGCCAGACCGGAAATTTGGCTCCCGCCGACAAAAAAATATATGCGCTGCGGGACGTTACCGGCACGGTCGATTCGATCCCGCTGATCGCCAGCTCCATCATGAGCAAGAAGATCGCTTCCGGAGCGAACGCGATCGTGCTCGACGTCAAGGTCGGTTCGGGGGCTTTTATGAAAACGGTGGACGAAGCGCGGAAGCTCGCCGAGACGATGACCCGGATCGGCAAAGCGCTGAACCGCCGAACGGTGGCGATCATCACCGATATGGACCAGCCGCTCGGGCGGGAGATCGGCAATGCCGGCGAAGTGAGGGAGTCGCTCGATGTGCTTCGCGGGCGCGGCGACAAGGATCTGAGCGAAGTGTCGATCACGGTCGCTTCTTACATGGCTTTGCTTGGCGGTGTCAGCGCATCGCTGGAAGAAGCGAGAACGGCGGTTATCGGAGCGATCGAAAGCGGCCGCGCTCTTGAAACGTTCAAGCAGTTCGTCGCGAGCCAAGGCGGGAACAGCGCGATTGTCGACGATCCGTCCTTGCTGCCCGCGGCCTCGGTATCCGCAAAGGTAAAAGCTACCGCAGACGGCTATGTATCGAAAATCGAAGCGGAAGCGATCGGCGTTGCCGCCATGCTGCTCGGGGCGGGCAGGGCGACAAAAGAGGATGAGATCGATTATGCCGCCGGCATTACGCTGCATAAAAAAATCGGCGACCGGGTCAGCGCCGGCGATGTTTTGTGCATCATGCACACGAACCGCAGCGATACCGCTGAAGCGGAGCGGCTCATACTTAAGGCTTATGAACTGAAGGACACTGCACCGGAACCGGCGAAGCTGATTCACGAGATCGTTGAAGGCGATCGCTGA
- a CDS encoding D-alanyl-D-alanine carboxypeptidase family protein, which translates to MKWTRCLTLFLAIQLLAWTALPAALAEEKKPAAPQVDLAPNAQSAVLLDVDTGTIILDKNKDAKLPPASITKIMTMLLIMEALDQGKIKMDEKVRTSEYAASMGGSQIFLEPGEEMTVQDMLKGIAMASGNDASVAMAEKLAGSEEAFVQMMNERAKQLGMNNTHFANANGLPADNHYSSAYDIALMSKELLKHEEITQFTGLYQDYLRKDSPKPFWLVNTNKLVRFYPGVDGLKTGYTSEAKFCLSATARKDNFRVIAVVMGEPDTKTRNAEVTKLFDYAFSQYTNYPIYKAGDSLGSFTVSKGEQASVPLVAKHQYSVLLKKGDAAAGIRHEVQFNPGLKAPVAYGQNIGKIVVYQGDRVLTEFPLESPVEVKKAGWWTLTKRTAKKLLFID; encoded by the coding sequence ATGAAGTGGACTCGATGTTTGACCTTATTTCTGGCTATCCAGCTTCTGGCATGGACGGCCCTGCCCGCGGCGCTGGCGGAAGAAAAAAAGCCGGCCGCTCCGCAGGTGGACCTTGCGCCTAATGCGCAATCCGCGGTGCTGCTGGACGTGGATACCGGCACGATCATACTGGACAAAAACAAAGATGCCAAGCTGCCTCCCGCCAGCATCACGAAAATCATGACGATGCTGCTCATTATGGAGGCGCTGGACCAGGGCAAGATCAAGATGGACGAGAAGGTAAGGACGAGCGAATACGCAGCCTCCATGGGCGGTTCGCAAATATTTCTCGAGCCTGGCGAGGAAATGACCGTGCAGGATATGCTGAAGGGAATCGCGATGGCTTCTGGCAACGACGCATCCGTAGCGATGGCGGAGAAGCTGGCCGGCTCCGAAGAGGCGTTCGTGCAGATGATGAACGAACGAGCCAAGCAGCTCGGCATGAACAATACGCATTTCGCCAATGCCAACGGCCTGCCTGCCGACAATCACTACTCCTCCGCGTACGACATCGCGCTGATGTCCAAGGAGCTGCTCAAACACGAGGAAATCACTCAATTTACCGGATTATACCAGGATTATCTGCGCAAAGATTCGCCGAAGCCGTTTTGGCTCGTAAATACGAATAAACTGGTGCGTTTCTATCCGGGTGTGGACGGGCTGAAAACCGGATATACGAGTGAGGCGAAGTTTTGCTTGTCGGCGACGGCCAGGAAGGACAACTTCCGCGTCATCGCTGTCGTCATGGGCGAACCGGATACGAAAACGCGCAACGCCGAAGTGACGAAGCTGTTCGATTACGCATTCTCGCAGTATACGAACTACCCGATCTACAAGGCGGGCGATTCGCTTGGATCCTTTACCGTCAGCAAAGGGGAGCAGGCCTCGGTACCGCTGGTCGCCAAACATCAATACAGCGTCCTCTTGAAAAAGGGCGATGCGGCTGCGGGCATTCGCCACGAGGTTCAGTTTAATCCCGGACTGAAAGCGCCCGTTGCTTATGGCCAAAACATCGGTAAAATCGTCGTCTACCAGGGGGACCGCGTACTGACGGAATTCCCGCTTGAATCTCCGGTTGAAGTGAAAAAAGCCGGATGGTGGACACTCACGAAGCGGACCGCGAAAAAGCTTTTATTTATCGACTAA
- the spoIIAA gene encoding anti-sigma F factor antagonist yields the protein MSLQIELEHGKSKALIVRLKGELDHHTADTVKARMEEAIEKGECKHVVLSLKDLTFMDSSGLGVILGRYKQITAKGGKMVVCDVGPSVYRLFEMSGLFKILSVQDNERLAISSLEVVS from the coding sequence TTGAGTTTGCAAATCGAATTGGAGCATGGCAAAAGCAAGGCATTGATCGTAAGGCTGAAGGGCGAGCTCGACCACCATACCGCGGATACCGTCAAGGCGCGGATGGAGGAGGCGATCGAGAAAGGCGAATGCAAACATGTGGTACTAAGCTTGAAAGACTTGACTTTCATGGACAGCTCCGGTCTCGGCGTTATTTTGGGAAGGTATAAGCAAATTACGGCCAAGGGCGGCAAAATGGTCGTCTGTGACGTCGGGCCGTCCGTTTACCGGCTGTTCGAAATGTCCGGGTTGTTTAAAATCTTGTCTGTTCAAGATAACGAGAGACTTGCGATCTCCAGTCTGGAGGTCGTATCATGA
- the spoIIAB gene encoding anti-sigma F factor yields the protein MMSKNFMNLQFASRSENESFARVTVAAFVSQLDPTLDELTDIKTVVSEAVTNCIIHGYDNSPNGIVYISAEIDEDTVVISIEDRGAGIADVEQAKQPLFTSKPELERSGMGFTIMENFMDEVEITSAVGVGTKVTMKKRLESKKALMN from the coding sequence ATCATGAGCAAAAATTTCATGAATCTGCAATTCGCGAGCCGCTCGGAAAACGAGTCGTTCGCCCGCGTCACCGTCGCCGCTTTCGTCTCCCAGCTCGATCCGACTTTGGATGAACTGACCGATATTAAAACCGTCGTTTCGGAGGCGGTGACCAACTGCATCATTCACGGATACGACAACAGCCCGAACGGCATCGTTTACATCAGTGCCGAGATCGACGAAGATACGGTTGTCATCAGCATCGAGGACCGCGGTGCCGGCATTGCCGATGTGGAGCAGGCCAAGCAGCCGCTGTTCACGTCCAAACCGGAACTGGAGCGTTCAGGAATGGGCTTTACGATTATGGAAAACTTTATGGACGAGGTGGAGATCACTTCCGCTGTCGGCGTCGGTACGAAAGTGACGATGAAAAAACGTCTGGAATCTAAAAAAGCCCTGATGAATTAG
- the sigF gene encoding RNA polymerase sporulation sigma factor SigF, producing MDVDLKHASHSYLDDAEVKRLIALSQSGDQLARETLVNCNIRLVWSVVQRFLNRGYEAEDLFQIGCIGLLKSVDKFDLSYEVKFSTYAVPMIIGEIQRFLRDDGTLKVSRSLKELANKIRKTKDELSKRNGRLPTVKEVAEELGISPEDVVFAQEASKPLSSIHETVFENDGDPITLMDQIADENQDKWFEKMALNEAIGALNERERLIVYLRYFRDQTQSEVASRLGISQVQVSRLEKKILQSIKDQIAQ from the coding sequence ATGGATGTCGATTTGAAGCACGCCTCCCACAGTTATTTGGATGATGCCGAAGTCAAAAGATTAATAGCACTTAGCCAGTCCGGAGATCAATTGGCTCGGGAAACGCTGGTGAACTGTAACATCCGCTTGGTGTGGTCGGTCGTTCAGCGTTTTTTGAACCGGGGGTACGAAGCGGAAGATCTGTTTCAGATCGGCTGCATCGGCTTGTTGAAGTCGGTGGACAAATTCGATCTGTCCTACGAGGTCAAATTTTCGACGTATGCGGTGCCGATGATCATCGGCGAAATACAGCGGTTTTTGCGCGACGACGGAACGCTGAAGGTGAGCCGGTCGCTCAAGGAGCTTGCAAATAAAATTCGTAAGACAAAGGATGAGCTCTCCAAGCGTAACGGCCGTCTGCCGACGGTCAAAGAGGTTGCCGAGGAGCTCGGCATTTCGCCTGAGGATGTCGTTTTCGCCCAGGAAGCGAGCAAGCCGCTTTCCTCGATCCACGAAACCGTGTTCGAAAACGACGGCGATCCGATTACGCTGATGGATCAAATCGCCGATGAGAATCAGGACAAGTGGTTTGAGAAAATGGCGCTGAACGAAGCGATCGGAGCTTTAAACGAACGCGAAAGGCTGATCGTTTACTTGCGGTATTTTCGCGATCAAACGCAATCGGAAGTCGCCAGCCGGCTGGGCATCTCCCAAGTCCAGGTATCCCGGCTCGAGAAAAAAATATTGCAGTCCATCAAAGACCAGATCGCTCAGTGA
- a CDS encoding stalk domain-containing protein, translating into MKKFVMGLLCGAALSMSTVVIASDSIQAILFPSKITFQVKGNQAVLDTSENPVLNYNNKTYIPLRVFAEAMGANVDFVSESEAADHLNHITVSSNEYKLIQYGPDDNITPANAAYTPLGVGLGLPDEYRRNSDQLSIENTNNFVFSVINRTNDNLLVDPSTNLALEVYTAPEGVEDQLVYRYVIPQIPKPIPSRSSYTFTIPWNQTGSNGKKIEPGRYIVKLAKPENINYQVEGDSDTKSVPSYVDMRYGPRSYIVNYK; encoded by the coding sequence GTGAAAAAGTTTGTGATGGGGCTTTTATGCGGAGCTGCTTTATCCATGTCAACGGTCGTTATTGCTTCCGATAGCATTCAAGCTATTTTATTTCCCAGCAAAATTACATTTCAGGTGAAAGGAAATCAGGCCGTCTTAGATACAAGCGAGAATCCTGTTCTGAATTATAATAATAAAACCTATATTCCTCTACGTGTTTTTGCAGAGGCTATGGGGGCTAACGTTGATTTTGTTTCAGAGTCGGAAGCGGCGGATCATTTGAATCACATAACTGTTTCAAGCAATGAGTATAAGCTAATTCAATATGGACCTGATGATAACATAACCCCTGCAAATGCAGCCTACACTCCCTTAGGTGTGGGATTGGGACTTCCTGATGAGTATCGGCGAAACTCGGACCAACTGAGCATTGAAAATACGAATAACTTTGTTTTTTCCGTGATCAATAGAACAAACGATAACTTGCTTGTCGATCCTTCAACCAATTTGGCCTTAGAGGTATATACAGCACCGGAAGGTGTAGAGGATCAACTTGTATATCGATATGTTATTCCGCAAATTCCAAAACCTATCCCAAGCAGATCAAGTTATACTTTTACCATCCCGTGGAATCAAACTGGTTCAAATGGGAAAAAAATAGAGCCTGGCCGTTACATTGTTAAATTAGCCAAGCCCGAAAACATTAATTATCAGGTTGAAGGAGATAGCGACACGAAATCTGTACCAAGCTATGTGGATATGAGGTATGGACCAAGAAGTTATATCGTAAATTACAAATAA
- a CDS encoding stage V sporulation protein AA has protein sequence MPEVSNPTLYVRLRKRIRLPQGAAIYLGSVAQIVAPPEYERDLQHLPLHSPKEQDGNLILIDMLLIVEKVKAIFPFMQIEHFGEPHTLVEVYKEIKRPHLIVIALVCFLLFIGSGLAIMNFHADVSMLTVHRRIYQLLTGKWVDHPLLLQIPYSIGIGIGMVVFFNHLFKKKFNEEPSPLEVEMFMYQESVNHYVITEEYGKLHDKVHEEKAVNKAGAP, from the coding sequence ATGCCGGAAGTGTCCAACCCCACGCTGTATGTTCGTTTAAGAAAAAGAATCCGGCTTCCGCAAGGAGCCGCGATTTATCTTGGATCCGTTGCGCAAATAGTCGCTCCTCCCGAATATGAGCGCGATTTGCAGCATCTGCCGCTGCACAGCCCCAAGGAGCAGGACGGCAACCTGATTCTCATCGACATGCTGCTCATCGTTGAGAAAGTCAAGGCCATCTTCCCTTTTATGCAAATTGAACATTTCGGTGAACCGCATACGTTGGTGGAAGTGTACAAGGAGATCAAGCGGCCCCACTTGATCGTCATCGCCCTCGTGTGCTTCCTGCTTTTCATCGGCTCGGGGCTGGCGATTATGAATTTTCATGCAGATGTCAGCATGCTTACGGTGCACCGGCGCATTTACCAGCTGCTGACGGGCAAGTGGGTCGATCATCCGCTGCTGCTGCAAATTCCGTATTCGATCGGCATCGGCATCGGGATGGTCGTATTTTTCAACCATTTGTTCAAAAAAAAGTTCAACGAAGAACCGAGTCCGCTCGAGGTGGAAATGTTTATGTACCAAGAGAGCGTCAATCATTACGTCATCACCGAAGAATACGGCAAGCTGCATGACAAGGTTCACGAAGAGAAGGCGGTTAACAAGGCGGGTGCGCCTTGA
- a CDS encoding stage V sporulation protein AB encodes MEWIADIMLALIGIAGGIAVGSGMVAFLVVLDVIPRLTQLTDTHLYIRTYEGAVVAGSVFWTLTDFFDWKMPLFPMCTVLVGLFAGCFIGMLAAALTEVINVLPILAKRIGMESVMVWLLMAMIFGKVFGSLFDWLIYY; translated from the coding sequence ATGGAATGGATCGCGGACATCATGCTTGCGCTGATCGGAATCGCCGGCGGGATAGCCGTAGGCAGCGGGATGGTGGCGTTTCTGGTCGTACTCGACGTCATTCCCCGGCTAACGCAGCTGACCGACACTCACCTGTACATTCGGACATATGAGGGAGCTGTCGTGGCGGGTTCCGTGTTCTGGACGCTGACTGATTTTTTCGATTGGAAGATGCCGCTTTTTCCAATGTGCACCGTACTGGTCGGTTTGTTTGCCGGATGCTTTATCGGTATGCTGGCCGCAGCGCTAACGGAGGTCATTAACGTGCTGCCGATTTTGGCGAAGCGGATCGGGATGGAATCCGTCATGGTGTGGCTGCTGATGGCGATGATCTTCGGCAAAGTATTCGGCTCATTGTTCGATTGGCTGATCTATTATTAG
- a CDS encoding spore germination protein — translation MKKLAKRAVLKRGEPSREKPGHPEKDERLEIDSEGNILPSGKARSKDPSEILTREELRLKETERISPDIGEVKRTLEEQIGLNKSFDVVFREMVFGGTKTGLLYFNGFAKDIVLVDVLERLSYAEETKKSDETFELFLEKLIPHIQVKKVAKMTEVVENVNRGEAAFFFEGETHAITIDAKTYPVRSTKEPDLERVVRGARDGFVETLLTNVTLIRRRLRDPRVMFEMLSVGNRSKTDVCMAYIQDIVDTDLVEAVRDKIKGVKADGLPMAEKQLEEAIIGKGWSPYPLVRYSERPDVAAAHLLEGHVVIIVDTSPSAMILPTTFFHHVQHAEEYRQNPTVGTYLRWVRYTGMLASLFLLPLWFLMVTNPGLKPPGLEFIGPSQDYHLPLLVQFVLAEIGTDLMRMAAVHTPTPLSTAMGLIAAILIGEIAVKTGLFVNEVILYLAVAAIGTFATPSYELSLANRITRLILLIATAIFKIPGLVVASTLWVVYLTVQRSYNTPYMWPFIPFNAPAFYDILIRRPFLAMKTRLSITKTLDNTRQR, via the coding sequence ATGAAAAAATTGGCGAAGCGGGCAGTGCTTAAGCGAGGCGAACCGTCGAGAGAGAAACCGGGTCATCCGGAAAAAGACGAACGGCTGGAAATTGACAGCGAAGGCAACATTTTGCCTTCCGGCAAAGCGAGAAGTAAAGATCCTTCCGAAATTTTGACCCGCGAGGAGCTCAGGCTGAAAGAAACGGAGCGCATTTCGCCCGACATCGGAGAAGTGAAAAGAACGCTGGAAGAGCAGATCGGACTGAACAAAAGCTTCGACGTCGTGTTCCGCGAAATGGTATTCGGCGGCACGAAAACCGGGCTGTTGTATTTTAACGGATTTGCCAAAGACATCGTGCTTGTGGACGTGCTCGAAAGGCTCAGCTATGCCGAAGAAACGAAAAAAAGCGACGAAACGTTCGAGTTGTTTCTGGAGAAGTTGATACCGCACATTCAAGTGAAAAAGGTCGCCAAGATGACCGAGGTCGTGGAAAATGTAAACCGCGGCGAAGCGGCGTTTTTCTTTGAAGGCGAGACGCATGCCATCACGATCGACGCCAAAACGTATCCGGTCCGCTCGACAAAAGAGCCTGATTTGGAGCGGGTCGTGCGCGGTGCTCGGGACGGTTTTGTCGAAACACTGTTGACGAACGTTACGCTTATCCGCAGAAGGCTTCGCGACCCGAGGGTGATGTTCGAGATGCTCTCGGTCGGCAACCGTTCGAAGACGGATGTATGCATGGCATACATACAGGACATCGTCGATACGGATCTGGTCGAGGCGGTGAGGGATAAAATCAAAGGCGTAAAAGCGGATGGATTGCCGATGGCCGAGAAGCAGCTGGAGGAAGCGATTATCGGCAAGGGCTGGAGTCCGTATCCGCTGGTACGGTATTCGGAACGGCCGGACGTGGCCGCGGCTCATCTGCTCGAAGGCCATGTCGTGATCATCGTCGATACGTCGCCTTCGGCGATGATTTTGCCGACGACGTTTTTTCACCATGTGCAGCATGCGGAGGAATACCGGCAAAATCCGACGGTCGGCACTTATTTGCGGTGGGTCCGCTATACCGGGATGCTGGCCTCGTTATTTTTGCTGCCGCTGTGGTTTCTGATGGTCACAAACCCGGGGCTTAAGCCGCCGGGGCTTGAGTTCATCGGACCTTCGCAGGATTACCATCTGCCGCTGCTCGTGCAGTTCGTGCTCGCCGAAATCGGCACCGATCTGATGAGGATGGCCGCCGTCCATACGCCGACACCGCTGTCGACCGCGATGGGCCTGATCGCCGCGATCTTGATTGGCGAAATTGCCGTGAAAACGGGATTGTTCGTCAACGAGGTCATCTTGTATTTGGCCGTTGCGGCCATCGGCACCTTCGCCACGCCAAGCTATGAGCTAAGTTTGGCCAACAGGATTACCCGGCTTATTTTGCTGATCGCGACGGCGATTTTTAAAATTCCGGGACTTGTTGTCGCCTCGACGCTTTGGGTCGTTTATCTGACGGTGCAAAGGTCTTACAACACTCCTTACATGTGGCCGTTTATCCCCTTTAATGCGCCGGCCTTTTACGATATCCTCATTCGCAGGCCGTTCCTTGCGATGAAAACCCGTCTCAGCATCACGAAGACGCTGGACAACACGCGTCAACGATAG